From a region of the Xyrauchen texanus isolate HMW12.3.18 chromosome 39, RBS_HiC_50CHRs, whole genome shotgun sequence genome:
- the LOC127633009 gene encoding fez family zinc finger protein 2-like produces the protein MLTPSSVGMASSLPLEAVMSCPRLHDRSGATSAPKSLAFSIDRIMSKTSEPKAATEERRGLEGSEGKKSVGLCTPIPCMIPIQPFSYDLQAKALMNYSEFWKVNFRGALCTSAAMCKSSCGVCSKTDSDIKNSVLPGTRVIKPQVIHQALAMPTNGSLCYINYLDSAYHQSELLSGHLFSSAFANSHAQISAQKLLLLENAKLACVSPEKFPTPQYPHKEHLPGQLDHIVWENHNLTEKNGVKAHSKTNNCSNDAKPKNFTCEVCGKVFNAHYNLTRHMPVHTGARPFVCKVCGKGFRQASTLCRHKIIHTQEKPHKCNQCGKAFNRSSTLNTHIRIHAGYKPFVCEFCGKGFHQKGNYKNHKLTHSGEKQYKCSICSKAFHQVYNLTFHMHTHNDKKPFTCATCGKGFCRNFDLKKHIRKLHDNASLSAGNDSSRGHQN, from the exons ATGCTCACACCAAGTTCGGTAGGAATGGCGAGTTCTCTCCCACTGGAAGCAGTGATGTCCTGCCCGAGACTACATGACAGGAGCGGGGCCACGTCTGCACCCAAGTCCCTGGCCTTTTCCATCGACAGAATCATGTCCAAGACTTCGGAACCGAAAGCCGCCACGGAAGAACGCAGAGGACTTGAGGGATCAGAAGGGAAGAAGTCGGTCGGCTTGTGCACCCCTATTCCCTGCATGATTCCAATACAGCCGTTCAGCTACGACCTACAGGCCAAGGCTTTAATGAACTATTCTGAGTTTTGGAAAGTTAATTTCAGGGGAGCACTATGCACTTCAGCGGCGATGTGCAAATCCAGTTGTGGCGTCTGCAGCAAAACGGATTCAGACATCAAGAATTCTGTATTGCCGGGGACCCGGGTTATCAAACCCCAGGTTATACACCAAGCGCTGGCCATGCCTACCAACGGATCGTTGTGTTATATCAATTACCTGGACTCTGCTTATCATCAGTCCGAGCTACTGAGCGGGCATTTGTTTTCCTCAGCATTCGCAAACTCTCACGCACAAATAAGCGCGCAGAAGCTCCTCTTGCTGGAGAATGCAAAACTTGCCTGCGTTTCACCCGAGAAATTCCCCACACCTCAGTACCCACATAAGGAGCACCTGCCTGGACAGCTGGACCATATTGTGTGGGAGAATCACAATTTGACTGAGAAGAATGGAGTGAAAGCGCATAGCAAAACGAATAACTGTTCTAATGACGCGAAGCCCAAGAACTTCACGTGTGAAGTGTGTGGAAAG gtCTTTAATGCGCACTACAACCTCACGCGTCACATGCCGGTACACACAGGCGCAAGGCCGTTCGTGTGTAAAGTATGTGGGAAAGGTTTCCGCCAGGCCAGCACATTGTGCAGACACAAAATAATTCACACACAG GAAAAACCTCATAAATGTAACCAGTGTGGAAAAGCTTTCAACAGAAGCTCGacattaaacacacatatacgcatTCATGCGGGCTACAAACCATTCGTCTGTGAATTTTGTGGAAAGGGCTTTCATCAAAAAG GTAATTACAAAAATCACAAACTGACGCACAGTGGAGAGAAACAATACAAGTGCTCAATCTGTAGCAAAGCCTTCCATCAGGTCTATAACCTCACATtccacatgcacactcacaacgACAAGAAGCCCTTCACCTGTGCAACCTGTGGGAAAGGCTTCTGTCGGAACTTTGACTTGAAAAAACACATACGGAAATTGCACGATAATGCCAGTTTATCTGCCGGAAACGATTCTTCCAGAGGACACCAAAACTAA